The Ignicoccus islandicus DSM 13165 sequence GATAGAGAGCGCGACCAGAGCTGCCCTTAAAGGAGGGATCATAGCAATTGCTGACATGCCCAACACTCAGCCGGAAGTTAACTCCGAAGAGTTAGTGATGAAAAGAATAGAAGACTTCACTAAGCGTTCGTATACAGATTTCGCAATATATTCCGGAGTCCCTAGCAACGAAGAGGAAGTGAGGAGAATAGCCAAGTTACCAATCTTAGGATTCAAGGTATATCCAAAGGATTACCCAAGAGCGAAGGCATTGAAAAATACGAACGCGTTCGTGATCGTTCACCCCGAGGACCCAATATACGTTAAGGAGTCCCCCGTTCCCGGTGATAGAGACTTCACTAGGAATCCTTATGCGGAGATATCTGCTATTGAGTTATTCAAGGACTTCCCCCGAGTACATTTCACGCACGTAACCCTTCCCGAGTCTGTAGATAAATTGAGAAAGCTAGGATCCACCTTCGATTCGACGCCTCATCACTTGTTACTAAGTTCTACCGATGAAAGGATCAAAGGTTGTTTGGCTAAGGTCAACCCACCGTTGCGTGATTACCGTAAAGTTAGGAAGCTACGAGAAGCCTTCCGTTCCAACCCTTGGATTGTTGCTACCGATCACGCTCCTCACGCACTATGGGAAAAGAAATTAAGTTTCACTGAGTGTCCTCCAGGTATTGCCAGTTTGGACATATCGCTACCTCTAATAGCTTCCAAGTTTTCCTTGGAACACGCAATAAAGGCCTACTCGGAGCTCCCAGCTAAGTTATTGGGCTTATGGCCTAAGTTAGGTGTGATAAGGAAGGGCGCGCAAGCGTCCTTCACGATTTTGCGCAAGGAGAGTTCAGTAGTTAATTGCGAAACGTTCGAAAGCAAGGCCAAATTCGGACCTTACTGCGGTTTCGCTTTGAAGTATACTGTTTACGCCACTGTAATTAGGGGTTCGCTTAGGTATTATTATGGAAGTTTTATGAAGAAAGACGTCTCGAACCTTCCGGGATACAGTTGAAGGTATTCTATATCCCTTCAATGATATTGATAGCGTACGTAGTAGTACCTTTAATAACTTTATTTGCTAACGTAAACCCAAGTAGCTTCGAAGAGGTCTTTAGTAATGAGTACCTAAGCAAGACTCTAAACGAGTCTATACGTACTACCCTAGTGGCTTCGGGAATCTCGGTCGTAATTCTCATATTGCTTGGAACACCCTTAGCGTACTTCTTGGCCCGCTCGCGCAGTAAGTTAAAAAACGTACTTCAATCTATTATTGATCTACCAATGGCGCTACCTCACAGCGTTATAGGAATTATGCTGCTACTGGCGTTCCAAGGAACTCCCCTCGGTTATTTACTTAGGGAAATTGGTATAACTATTATAGATAATATATACGGTACCATAGCAGTAATGGTGTTCGTGGGTTTACCTTTTTACGTCAATGGGCTCAGGAACGGTATAGAAGACATACCGGAGTCCTTGGAAATAGTAGCCAGGTCCTTAGGCGCTAATCCTTACCAAACGTTCATTAAAATAACGTTACCTCTTTCAAAAAGGAGCATAATGGTTGCCTCCTTACTGGCATGGGCTCGTGGAATTAGCGAGATAGGCGCCCTCTTAATTCTAGCTTATAATCCAATGACCCTAAGCGTGCTTGTTTACGAATGGTACAAAACCTTGGGATTGGAGTACGCGCTGACAGCTTCAACAATATTGGCTATAATTACAATAATACTCTTCCTCGTCGTTCAACAACTCCGGAGCAAGGGAAATGATTGAGATAAAGGGGCTAGTTGTCGAAGTTGAGGGTTTTCGCGTCGAGGTTGATCAAGTTAATCTAAGTGATAAGGACTACGTAGTAATTATGGGAGCGTCCGGGAGCGGTAAGAGTCTATTAATAGAAGCTATAGCAGGCTTCAGGAAGGTTGCAAAGGGTTCCATAAAGATAAATGGAATAGACGTAACGTCGTTGCCTCCCGAGAAAAGGGGTATTTCCGTACTCCCCCAAGACCTAGCGCTATGGCCTCATATGACAGTATATGAGAATATAGCCTTTCCCTTGAGGGTAAGGGGAATTCCTGAGGTCGAAGTGAAAGAGAAGGTGTCTGAGTTAGCAAAGGAGCTATCCATATCACACTTACTCACTAAGAAGCCACATCAGCTATCTGGCGGCGAGGCTCAAAGGGTCGCGTTAGCTAGAGCTCTAATAATTAAACCCAAGCTTTTGTTGTTAGACGAGCCCACGTCCTCGTTGGACCCGCGTACGCGTGGAAGAGCGATAGAGTTAATTAAAAGGGAAGTGAAA is a genomic window containing:
- the pyrC gene encoding dihydroorotase, with translation MKRDCEIGFRGIAYLENEWRKVTILSDGDKLDVRSYGDSCPCEICIEGDDLYLIPGAIDIHVHVRDWQLSYKETIESATRAALKGGIIAIADMPNTQPEVNSEELVMKRIEDFTKRSYTDFAIYSGVPSNEEEVRRIAKLPILGFKVYPKDYPRAKALKNTNAFVIVHPEDPIYVKESPVPGDRDFTRNPYAEISAIELFKDFPRVHFTHVTLPESVDKLRKLGSTFDSTPHHLLLSSTDERIKGCLAKVNPPLRDYRKVRKLREAFRSNPWIVATDHAPHALWEKKLSFTECPPGIASLDISLPLIASKFSLEHAIKAYSELPAKLLGLWPKLGVIRKGAQASFTILRKESSVVNCETFESKAKFGPYCGFALKYTVYATVIRGSLRYYYGSFMKKDVSNLPGYS
- a CDS encoding ABC transporter permease; translation: MKVFYIPSMILIAYVVVPLITLFANVNPSSFEEVFSNEYLSKTLNESIRTTLVASGISVVILILLGTPLAYFLARSRSKLKNVLQSIIDLPMALPHSVIGIMLLLAFQGTPLGYLLREIGITIIDNIYGTIAVMVFVGLPFYVNGLRNGIEDIPESLEIVARSLGANPYQTFIKITLPLSKRSIMVASLLAWARGISEIGALLILAYNPMTLSVLVYEWYKTLGLEYALTASTILAIITIILFLVVQQLRSKGND
- a CDS encoding ATP-binding cassette domain-containing protein, which translates into the protein MIEIKGLVVEVEGFRVEVDQVNLSDKDYVVIMGASGSGKSLLIEAIAGFRKVAKGSIKINGIDVTSLPPEKRGISVLPQDLALWPHMTVYENIAFPLRVRGIPEVEVKEKVSELAKELSISHLLTKKPHQLSGGEAQRVALARALIIKPKLLLLDEPTSSLDPRTRGRAIELIKREVKGKLPVIHISHNLIEAMELADKVALMVEGKLLEPLPLEKALREYLEAHFEEIRKLNEVISKLEHS